One window of Ziziphus jujuba cultivar Dongzao chromosome 5, ASM3175591v1 genomic DNA carries:
- the LOC107420665 gene encoding probable beta-1,4-xylosyltransferase IRX9H has product MASIRRTLSPVPRAGTTLNVEACSVASPLSRSSSCAQSQNYPPSSGLLSYLSSSLDSQAFVLSVFSPRSSRFSLEKTKPKGQVWRRALFQFFICFTVGMFIGFTPFASMNLSTNLMSKHQAFSFEMISAVGSFQSYDAASRNVTPADNESMKNATVESKVKEQELIDGSSGYVSDNQSIVQESDLEFQKLLIIVTPTYVRPFQAYYLNRLAYTLKLISTPLLWIVVEMTSQSAETADLLRRTGVMYRHLVCTTNLTDIRDRTIHQRNVALSHIETHRLDGIVYFADDDNIYSTDLFEQMRQIKRFGTWTVAKLAEKKSNAIIEGPICNGTQVIGWHVNESVRKFRRFHADLSGFAFNSTILWDPKRWHRPTLEPIRQLDKVKDGFQVSTFIERIVEDESQMEGLLQDCSRIVVWNLHLESSNSLYPEEWFMNKNLDAIALLT; this is encoded by the exons ATGGCATCTATTAGGAGAACATTGTCTCCCGTGCCTCGAGCAGGAACTACACTGAATGTAGAAGCATGTTCGGTTGCTTCTCCACTGTCCAGGTCTTCATCGTGTGCTCAGAGTCAGAACTACCCACCATCCAGTGGATTGTTATCTTATCTTTCTAGTTCATTGGACTCTCAAGCTTTTGTTCTGAGTGTTTTCTCACCAAGGTCTTCTAGGTTCTCCCTTGAGAAGACAAAACCAAAGGGTCAAGTTTGGAGGAGGGCCCTATTCCAATTCTTTATATGTTTCACGGTTGGGATGTTTATTGGGTTCACTCCATTCGCATCGATGAATTTATCTACAAATCTCATGTCGAAGCATCAAGCTTTCTCGTTTGAGATGATCTCTGCAGTCGGGAGTTTTCAGTCATATGATGCTGCATCAAGAAATGTGACTCCGGCAGACAATGAGAGTATGAAGAATGCTACAGTGGAGTCAAAAGTGAAGGAGCAGGAACTAATAGATGGAAGTTCTGGATATGTTTCTGATAATCAGTCAATTGTTCAAGAATCAGATTTGGAGTTTCAGAAGCTTTTGATAATTGTGACCCCAACATATGTTCGTCCATTTCAAGCCTATTATCTGAATCGGTTGGCATACACATTAAAGTTAATCTCAACTCCTTTGCTGTGGATAGTTGTGGAGATGACCTCCCAATCGGCAGAAACTGCTGACTTGCTGAGGAGAACTGGGGTTATGTACAGGCATCTTGTTTGCACCACAAATCTAACTGATATAAGAGATAGAACTATTCATCAAAGGAACGTTGCACTGTCACACATTGAAACTCACCGTCTCGATGGAATAGTTTATTTTGCAGATGATGATAATATCTACTCAACTGATCTATTTGAGCAAATGAGGCAGATCAA GAGATTTGGTACATGGACAGTGGCCAAACTAGCAGAGAAGAAAAGCAATGCTATTATAGAAGGCCCAATTTGTAATGGAACTCAAGTTATCGGATGGCATGTAAATGAATCAGTTCGAAAATTCCGTAGGTTCCATGCTGACTTATCAGGGTTTGCCTTCAATAGTACCATACTCTGGGATCCTAAGAGGTGGCACAGACCTACTCTTGAACCTATTAGGCAGCTTGATAAAGTTAAGGATGGTTTCCAA GTGAGCACATTTATTGAACGAATTGTGGAAGATGAAAGCCAGATGGAAGGCTTACTGCAAGATTGCTCGAGAATTGTGGTTTGGAATCTTCATCTTGAATCATCCAATTCCTTGTATCCTGAAGAATGGTTCATGAACAAAAATCTGGATGCCATTGCTTTGCTCACATGA
- the LOC125422907 gene encoding E3 ubiquitin-protein ligase PUB23, with amino-acid sequence MKTHQPKLKTQLFSCGFFRHCTQTALSPTTPHSPTLPFTPSDPPHLHQPPPPPPPPSDPPCHRPSQPDSESSSSSTSQSFTQWKFPLQTCSPVLPLLPHTQSKPSSETKLTSSDLQPPSPPPISSANLQELFHAAELQLTTGSDSDQLAALHLLERALVPNPPTDPDCPPELMRGVVRNLKSKAGAKPATKILLALCLAEGNRHVAVEAGAVAAVVETALEMEGPPAERALAALELMCTVAEGAAEVRAHALAVPAMVTMMGRTSARGKEYAISVLAVIYGGVSEAEMVEAETEEAAEEESEAAVPAPPEEVARAVTLALQGDCSARGRRKGAQLLKVLQNNC; translated from the coding sequence ATGAAAACTCATCAACCTAAGCTCAAGACTCAACTTTTCTCATGTGGGTTTTTCCGCCATTGCACTCAGACTGCTCTCAGCCCAACTACTCCTCATTCTCCAACCCTTCCTTTCACACCCTCTGATCCACCGCATCTACAccaaccaccaccacctcctcctCCACCATCTGATCCGCCATGTCACCGTCCTTCACAGCCCGACTCTGAATCTTCCTCTTCTTCAACCTCCCAGAGCTTTACCCAGTGGAAATTCCCACTGCAAACCTGCTCACCTGTCCTTCCCCTCCTTCCACACACTCAATCCAAACCCTCGTCGGAGACCAAACTCACCTCCTCCGACCTACAACCACCATCGCCTCCGCCTATCTCCTCCGCCAACCTCCAGGAACTCTTCCATGCGGCCGAGCTCCAACTAACCACCGGCTCCGACTCCGACCAGCTCGCCGCTCTTCACCTCTTGGAACGCGCTCTCGTTCCCAACCCGCCAACAGACCCGGATTGCCCGCCCGAATTGATGCGCGGGGTGGTAAGGAATTTGAAAAGCAAAGCGGGAGCGAAACCCGCCACGAAGATCTTGTTGGCGCTGTGCCTGGCCGAGGGAAACCGCCACGTGGCGGTCGAAGCCGGTGCTGTCGCGGCGGTGGTGGAGACGGCGCTGGAGATGGAGGGTCCTCCGGCGGAACGCGCGCTTGCGGCGCTGGAGCTGATGTGTACGGTGGCGGAGGGAGCGGCGGAGGTTAGAGCGCACGCGCTGGCAGTTCCTGCTATGGTGACGATGATGGGTCGGACGTCGGCTCGTGGGAAGGAGTACGCGATCAGCGTGCTGGCGGTGATCTATGGAGGCGTTTCGGAAGCTGAAATGGTGGAGGCTGAGACGGAGGAGGCAGCAGAGGAAGAGTCGGAGGCGGCGGTTCCGGCACCGCCGGAGGAGGTGGCGCGTGCGGTGACGTTGGCATTGCAAGGGGATTGTAGTGCTAGAGGGAGGAGGAAGGGTGCTCAGCTCCTCAAGGTGCTTCAAAACAATTGCTAA
- the LOC107420647 gene encoding uncharacterized protein LOC107420647, translated as MAMAIRAFLLLFVLFLSSMKPSFSLYEDQVGLMDWHQKYIGKVKQAVFHTQKTGRKRVVVSTEENVIASLDLRHGDIFWRHVLGSDDAIDGIDIALGKYVITLSSNGSILRAWNLPDGQMVWESSLQGIKPSKSISSVPANLKVDKDNVILVFGKGGLHAVSSIDGEVLWKKDFVAESVEVQQIFQPLGSDVVYAVGSDASSQFHVYQINVKNGELLRHNAATFPGGFSGELVLVSTDILVGLDSATRSNLVTINFRDGEISFQQTYVSNLVGDSSGTAALLPSKLPGIFAIKTNALVIFIRVTSEGKLELVGKINDPAVFSDALLISEGHQVFALLQHGDGKIHLSVKPVHDWSSDLLKESTVMDQQWGLVHKIFINNYIRTDRSNGFRALIVMEDHSLLLLQQGEIVWRREDGLASIVDVTTSELPVEKDGVSVAKVEENLFEWLKGHMLKLKGTLMLASPEDVAAIQGMRLKSSEKSKMTRDHNGFRKLLIVLTRAGKLFALHTGDGRVVWSLLLPLLRNSEACENPTGLNIYQWQIPHHHAMDENPSVLIVGRCGRSSNAPAVLSFVDTYTGKEINSFRLTHSVVQVIPLPITDSTEQRLHLIIDVDHHAYLYPRTSEAISRFQLEFSNVYWYSVDRDNGFIKGHVLKGNCIQKLADEFCYDSKDIWSIVFPSDSEKIIAAVTRKLNEVVHTQAKVIDQDVMYKYVSKNLLFVATVPPKASGEIGTATPEESWLVVYLIDTVTGRVLHRMTHHGSQGPVHAVFSENWVVYHYFNLRAHRYEMSVVEIYDQSRADNKDVLKLVLGKHNLTSPISSYSRPEIVTKSQSYFFTHSVKAIAVTSTAKGITSKHLLIGTIGDQVLSLDKRYLDPRRSVNPTQAEREEGIIPLTDSLPIIPQSYVTHALMVEGLRGIVTIPAKLESTALVFVHGVDLFYTRIAPSRTYDSLTDDFSYALLLITIVALIGAIFVTWVLSENKELRDKWR; from the exons ATGGCTATGGCGATTagggcttttcttcttctttttgtgcTGTTTCTTTCATCGATGAAGCCTAGCTTTTCGCTTTACGAAGATCAAGTTGGTCTCATGGACTG GCACCAGAAATACATAGGGAAAGTGAAGCAAGCTGTTTTCCACACTCAAAAAACTGGTAGAAAGCGTGTCGTAGTGTCCACCGAAGAGAATGTCATCGCATCACTTGATCTCCGGCACGGCGACATAT TTTGGAGACATGTTCTCGGGAGTGATGATGCTATCGATGGAATTGATATTGCCCTTGGAAAAT ATGTCATAACCCTTTCATCCAACGGAAGTATTTTGAGAGCTTGGAACCTTCCTGATGGGCAGATGGTGTGGGAGTCTTCTCTGCAGGGAATTAAACCCTCAAAGTCAATATCATCTGTTCCG GCGAATTTGAAAGTTGACAAGGATAATGTGATCCTTGTTTTCGGAAAAGGGGGCCTTCATGCTGTTTCCAGTATTGATGGTGAGGTTCTCTGGAAGAAGGATTTTGTGGCTGAAAG TGTAGAGGTTCAACAGATTTTTCAGCCTCTTGGCAGTGATGTAGTGTATGCTGTAGGTTCTGATGCTTCTTCCCAGTTTCATGTGTATCAGATAAATGTGAAGAATGGAGAGTTGCTGAGGCACAATGCTGCAACCTTTCCTGGTGGCTTTTCTGGGGAactggttttggtttcaactgACATTCTTGTGGGATTGGATTCTGCCACTAGATCAAATTTAGTGACTATAAACTTTCGGGATGGAGAAATTAGTTTTCAACAAACATATGTATCTAATCTAGTTGGAGATTCTTCTGGTACAGCAGCACTACTACCATCAAAACTTCCAGGAATTTTTGCTATAAAAACCAATGCACTTGTAATATTCATAAGAGTGACTAGTGAAGGAAAGTTGGAGTTGGTGGGTAAAATTAATGATCCAGCAGTTTTTAGTGATGCTCTCTTAATTTCGGAGGGCCACCAAGTCTTTGCATTACTTCAGCATGGAGATGGTAAGATCCACCTTTCAGTGAAGCCTGTTCATGACTGGAGTAGTGATTTGCTTAAGGAGAGCACAGTGATGGACCAGCAATGGGGTCTTGTCCATAAGATTTTCATAAACAACTATATCCGGACAGACAGGTCCAATGGATTTAGGGCCTTGATTGTCATGGAGGATCATTCACTGCTGTTGTTGCAACAGGGTGAGATTGTCTGGAGGAGGGAGGATGGCCTTGCCTCAATTGTAGATGTAACTACGTCAGAACTACCTGTGGAGAAAGATGGTGTATCTGTAGCAAAAGTAGAAGAGAACCTCTTTGAATGGCTTAAG GGACACATGCTCAAGCTTAAGGGAACTTTAATGCTGGCAAGTCCAGAGGATGTTGCAGCTATACAAGGGATGAGGTTAAAAAGTTCAGAGAAGAGCAAAATGACACGAGATCACAATGGTTTTCGGAAGTTGCTTATAGTACTAACTCGAGCAGGAAAGCTTTTTGCCTTACACACCGGAGATGGACGAGTTGTTTGGTCTCTATTGCTGCCTTTGCTGCGCAACTCAGAAGCATGTGAAAATCCAACTGGACTTAATATTTACCAGTGGCAGATACCTCATCATCATGCAATGGATGAAAATCCATCTGTCCTCATAGTAGGTCGGTGCGGTCGAAGTTCTAATGCACCAGCTGTTCTCTCTTTTGTTGACACATACACTGGAAAAGAAATTAACTCATTTCGTCTCACGCATTCTGTTGTGCAAGTTATTCCACTGCCAATTACCGATTCGACAGAGCAGCGTCTTCATCTAATAATAGATGTGGACCATCATGCATATTTATACCCAAGAACTTCTGAGGCTATTAGTCGTTTTCAACTCGAGTTTTCAAATGTATACTGGTACTCAGTTGACAGAGATAATGGCTTTATTAAAGGCCATGTCCTGAAGGGTAATTGCATCCAGAAACTTGCTGATGAGTTCTGCTATGACTCTAAAGATATATGGTCAATTGTGTTTCCATCCGACTCAGAGAAAATAATTGCTGCTGTGACTAGAAAATTGAATGAG GTGGTTCATACTCAGGCAAAGGTTATAGACCAAGATGTAATGTACAAGTATGTATCAAAAAATCTACTTTTTGTTGCAACTGTTCCCCCAAAAGCTAGTGGTGAAATTGGAACAGCCACCCCAGAGGAATCATGGTTGGTTGTATATCTGATTGATACTGTTACTGGTCGTGTATTGCACCGCATGACTCATCATGGTTCACAGGGTCCTGTCCATGCT GTTTTCAGTGAGAACTGGGTTGTTTACCACTACTTTAATCTAAGAGCACACAGATATGAGATGTCAGTCGTCGAGATCTATGATCAATCCCGAGCG GACAATAAGGATGTCTTGAAGCTGGTTCTTGGAAAGCATAATCTTACTTCTCCTATTTCTTCATACTCTCGACCAGAGATTGTGACAAAATCACAGTCTTACTTTTTCACCCATTCTGTGAAAGCAATAGCGGTGACATCCACAGCCAAGGGTATCACTTCAAAGCACCTTCTTATCGGTACAATTGGTGATCAG GTTTTGTCACTTGATAAGCGCTATTTAGATCCTCGACGATCAGTCAATCCGACTCAAGCTGAGCGAGAGGAAGGGATTATTCCTCTAACAGATTCATTGCCTATCATTCCTCAG TCTTATGTGACACATGCCCTTATGGTGGAAGGACTCCGAGGAATAGTAACTATACCTGCAAAGCTGGAGTCAACAGCGCTTGTCTTTGTCCATGGAGTAGATCTGTTCTACACTCGGATTGCACCCTCAAGAACATATGATTCACTCACGGATGATTTCAGCTATGCTTTGCTCCTCATCACCATTGTTGCATTAATAGGAGCAATCTTTGTAACATGGGTTTTGTCCGAGAACAAAGAACTGCGAGACAAGTGGAGATAG